In a genomic window of Leisingera caerulea DSM 24564:
- a CDS encoding recombinase family protein, with protein sequence MSQPKLRAAIYTRYSTQLQRDTSIEDQIRLCRSMIEARGWSVEGIYSDHAVSGQTQHRPEFQRLQQDASGGAFDVIVTEFLDRLARDLEHTASFYKQMNFLDVPIFTVSEGEIDLLHVGFKGTMNSLFIKDLADKTRRGLKGRALKGKSAGGKSYGYSIRNQVGEDGEPIRGEREINPEEAKIVRRIFQDYASGLSPKKIAEALNKERVPAPSGRHWGASTIHGNRQRGTGILNNELYIGRQVWNRLRYVKDPQTGKRISRLNPESDWTVTDVPYLRIVEQDLWDAVRARQGELKTAGTNVPVWDRRRPKTLFSGLMACGCCGGGFAKISKDSFGCSPARNKGAAVCSNKRTIKQADLEARVLDALANHLMDPDAVQIFCEEYTAERNRLKAAAAGNRKEKEQALARAKRDHQKLVDAIIAGIPADQVKDRMIELDTRRQQLERELEQTPAPDTVVFHPSMAEAYRERVSRLIRTLGSAEGMEDAKEALRALVERIVLTPASEGSGLDLTLEGDLAGLLRLASGAQGPDTKKAPDGLSEAFDISEELVLVAGAGFEPATFRL encoded by the coding sequence ATGTCCCAGCCCAAGCTCAGAGCTGCCATCTACACCCGCTATTCAACGCAATTGCAGCGCGACACTTCGATCGAGGATCAAATTCGCCTCTGCCGCAGCATGATCGAAGCACGTGGCTGGAGTGTTGAAGGCATCTATTCTGACCACGCGGTCTCTGGCCAAACACAGCACCGGCCCGAGTTTCAGCGCTTGCAGCAAGACGCAAGTGGCGGCGCCTTCGACGTGATCGTGACCGAGTTCCTGGATCGTCTTGCGCGGGACCTCGAACATACGGCTAGTTTCTACAAGCAGATGAACTTCCTGGATGTGCCGATCTTTACGGTCTCGGAAGGCGAGATTGATCTCCTCCATGTCGGCTTCAAAGGGACAATGAACTCTCTCTTCATCAAGGATCTCGCCGACAAAACCCGCCGCGGCCTCAAGGGAAGGGCACTGAAAGGGAAGTCCGCCGGGGGAAAGTCCTACGGCTATAGTATCAGGAACCAGGTCGGAGAGGATGGTGAACCGATCCGCGGCGAGCGCGAGATCAATCCTGAAGAGGCCAAGATCGTGCGCAGGATCTTCCAGGATTATGCCAGTGGCCTGTCCCCCAAGAAGATCGCCGAAGCGCTCAACAAGGAGCGCGTGCCTGCCCCGTCCGGCCGCCACTGGGGTGCCTCCACCATTCACGGCAACCGCCAGCGCGGCACCGGCATCCTGAACAATGAGCTCTACATCGGCCGGCAAGTCTGGAACCGGCTTCGCTACGTGAAGGATCCGCAGACCGGCAAGCGCATCTCGCGGCTGAACCCGGAAAGCGACTGGACGGTCACCGACGTCCCGTATTTGCGGATCGTCGAACAGGATCTCTGGGATGCGGTCCGGGCCCGCCAGGGCGAACTAAAGACCGCGGGCACCAATGTGCCGGTCTGGGACCGGCGCCGCCCGAAGACGCTGTTCTCCGGCCTGATGGCCTGCGGCTGCTGCGGCGGCGGCTTTGCCAAGATCTCCAAGGACAGCTTTGGCTGCTCCCCGGCCCGGAACAAGGGGGCCGCGGTCTGCAGCAACAAGCGCACCATCAAACAGGCCGACTTGGAAGCCCGGGTGCTGGATGCGCTGGCCAACCACCTGATGGATCCGGACGCGGTGCAGATCTTCTGCGAGGAATACACTGCCGAGCGCAACCGGCTGAAGGCCGCAGCCGCCGGGAACCGCAAGGAAAAGGAACAGGCACTGGCCCGCGCCAAACGGGACCACCAGAAGCTGGTGGATGCGATCATTGCGGGCATTCCCGCAGACCAGGTGAAGGACCGGATGATCGAGCTCGACACCCGGCGCCAGCAGCTGGAACGGGAGCTGGAGCAGACCCCTGCCCCGGACACGGTGGTGTTTCACCCGTCGATGGCAGAGGCCTACCGCGAACGGGTGTCACGGCTGATCCGGACCCTTGGCTCCGCCGAAGGCATGGAAGACGCCAAGGAGGCGCTGCGCGCATTGGTGGAGCGGATCGTGCTGACGCCAGCGTCGGAGGGCTCTGGCCTGGATCTGACGCTGGAGGGGGATCTGGCCGGGCTGCTGCGGCTTGCGTCGGGTGCGCAAGGCCCGGACACGAAGAAGGCCCCGGACGGTTTATCCGAAGCCTTTGATATTTCTGAGGAATTAGTGTTGGTTGCGGGAGCAGGATTTGAACCTGCGACCTTCAGGTTATGA
- a CDS encoding AAA family ATPase has protein sequence MNQFNHSPARPDWWQFAEDCARRYHLYHRELQQTRRKTLKEDAPDDSAGAEEPLVPPAPDHPHSLLQHLSEQPDARHLPPELWEALEQEGADPYACDDTGRWLPGTDLPADKLLLLLRIAATFGSPAAVDAQLARGTVLILRNIPPRDFANMENLLNHALLPPGWQAYDARRQVQLPQRVTLAVPSARDGAIEQQHIDELQDLIIKGLAHSQPLWICLPDEMALPAPLVAEHCHQLTVPQVDADFLIALLRRTHSRTGRIDEAAARAALPPNGQLQELSTPALSFALRAPTAKKMAQRLSQALAAAAASPPEAHAPREEITGIGRSYDTARQLVADLHMWAEGSIAWDQIPHSLLLHGVPGTGKSHLARAMGRSAGVNYVQTSCAEWQSAGHLGNLLLAMRRSFDEARKNAPCILFIDEIDAISSRTSGDTHGSRYGSQVIAGLLEQMDRIGLEEGIMVVGACNHPQHIDPAVLRAGRFDIKIEMPLPNMAMLQHLLAERLQDAIQEGDLQQLARDCIGKTAADVDAAVRSARSEARHSGCALDLQLLRRHLGVMAQEENQDLLYRIAIHEVGHAITSWSYGETITRISLSPSGGTIERDVPPNAGLPADFERQLYIHLSGRAAERLVFNTVSAGAGGGATSDLAQAARIALAVDHELGLGAYGNGWFGPQDPSRLTACERQRLQERLDYAEDHARALLYPHQQLLQDMAKALVRERELDTKAVRSWLRDVPRKNGPDPVLDQ, from the coding sequence ATGAACCAATTCAACCACTCCCCCGCGCGCCCCGATTGGTGGCAGTTCGCCGAAGACTGCGCCCGCCGCTATCATCTCTATCACAGAGAGCTGCAGCAAACTCGGCGCAAGACACTCAAAGAAGACGCGCCAGACGACAGTGCTGGCGCCGAGGAGCCCCTTGTGCCCCCTGCACCGGATCACCCCCATTCTTTGCTGCAGCATCTGAGCGAGCAGCCGGACGCGCGGCATCTGCCGCCGGAACTCTGGGAAGCGCTGGAGCAGGAAGGTGCCGACCCATATGCCTGTGATGACACGGGCCGCTGGCTGCCGGGCACAGACCTGCCGGCAGACAAGCTGCTTCTGCTGCTGCGGATCGCCGCGACCTTCGGCTCCCCGGCTGCAGTGGATGCGCAGCTTGCCCGTGGCACCGTGCTGATCCTGCGCAACATTCCTCCCCGCGACTTTGCAAACATGGAAAATCTCCTCAACCACGCCCTGCTGCCGCCGGGCTGGCAGGCCTATGACGCCCGGCGCCAGGTGCAGCTGCCTCAGCGCGTGACCCTCGCTGTCCCCAGTGCCCGCGATGGTGCGATTGAACAGCAACACATTGATGAGCTGCAGGATCTGATCATCAAGGGTCTGGCGCACAGCCAGCCTTTGTGGATCTGCCTGCCGGATGAGATGGCACTGCCGGCGCCGCTGGTGGCGGAGCACTGCCATCAGCTGACAGTGCCACAGGTGGACGCAGATTTTCTGATCGCCCTGCTGCGTCGGACCCACAGCCGCACGGGCCGCATTGATGAAGCCGCCGCCCGCGCCGCGCTGCCCCCGAACGGCCAGTTGCAAGAGCTCTCCACCCCCGCACTCTCTTTTGCCCTGCGTGCGCCCACAGCGAAGAAGATGGCGCAACGCCTGTCCCAGGCGCTTGCTGCCGCTGCCGCTTCACCACCCGAAGCCCACGCGCCGAGGGAGGAGATCACAGGCATTGGCCGGTCCTATGACACCGCCCGGCAACTGGTTGCAGACCTGCACATGTGGGCCGAAGGCAGCATTGCCTGGGACCAGATCCCCCATTCTTTGCTGTTGCACGGCGTACCCGGCACAGGCAAAAGCCATCTCGCCCGCGCGATGGGCCGGAGCGCCGGGGTCAATTACGTCCAAACAAGCTGCGCGGAATGGCAAAGCGCAGGTCATTTGGGCAACCTGCTGCTCGCGATGCGAAGAAGCTTCGATGAAGCCCGGAAGAATGCGCCTTGTATCCTGTTCATCGATGAGATCGACGCGATCAGCTCGCGCACCAGCGGCGACACCCACGGCAGCAGATATGGATCGCAGGTGATCGCTGGTCTCCTGGAGCAGATGGACCGCATCGGTCTGGAGGAAGGGATCATGGTGGTTGGTGCCTGCAACCACCCGCAGCACATCGACCCCGCGGTGCTGAGAGCCGGGCGGTTTGACATCAAGATCGAGATGCCGCTGCCAAACATGGCGATGCTGCAGCACCTCCTTGCTGAGCGGCTGCAGGACGCAATCCAAGAGGGGGATCTGCAGCAGCTGGCGCGGGACTGCATTGGCAAGACCGCCGCCGACGTGGACGCCGCGGTGCGCTCTGCTCGCAGTGAAGCCCGGCACAGCGGCTGCGCGCTCGATCTGCAGCTTCTGCGCCGCCATCTCGGGGTCATGGCGCAGGAGGAGAACCAAGACCTCTTGTACCGCATCGCCATTCATGAAGTCGGTCACGCCATCACCTCGTGGAGCTACGGCGAGACGATCACGAGGATCAGCCTGTCTCCATCTGGCGGCACAATTGAGCGGGATGTTCCCCCGAACGCAGGTCTGCCGGCGGACTTTGAACGCCAGCTGTATATCCACTTGTCAGGGCGGGCAGCGGAGCGGCTCGTCTTCAATACTGTTTCTGCCGGGGCCGGCGGGGGCGCCACGTCCGACTTGGCACAGGCTGCGCGGATTGCGTTGGCAGTGGACCACGAGCTGGGACTCGGCGCCTACGGCAACGGCTGGTTTGGGCCGCAGGATCCCTCCCGCCTGACGGCCTGCGAACGCCAGCGCCTGCAGGAGCGGCTCGACTACGCCGAGGACCACGCCCGTGCATTGCTGTACCCCCATCAGCAGCTGCTGCAGGACATGGCTAAAGCTTTGGTCCGTGAGCGAGAGCTCGATACCAAGGCGGTCCGGTCCTGGCTGCGCGATGTGCCGCGCAAAAATGGCCCAGACCCGGTCCTGGACCAGTAG
- a CDS encoding ribbon-helix-helix protein, CopG family — MAPPKKDTEALTLRLPRELINAIDDRRRLEPDLPTRPEMIRRALIDWLEKTS, encoded by the coding sequence ATGGCCCCTCCCAAGAAAGACACAGAAGCGCTAACGCTCAGATTGCCGCGAGAACTCATAAATGCAATCGATGACCGACGTCGTCTTGAACCTGATCTCCCAACCCGTCCGGAAATGATTAGGCGCGCATTGATTGACTGGCTGGAGAAAACAAGCTGA